One Solibacillus sp. R5-41 DNA segment encodes these proteins:
- a CDS encoding cysteine hydrolase family protein yields MLKKALIVIDYTYDFVATDGKLTCGAPGQAIEGTITSLIEQFMKEQDVVVFANDLHFEQDPYHPETVLFPPHNIIGTPGRDLYGMVKDAYEQYKDQVISFDKTRYSAFAGTNLDILLRARNISEVVLVGVCTDICVLHTAVDAYNLGYTITVPKDGVASFNVAGHNWALQHFQTTLGAKIL; encoded by the coding sequence ATGTTAAAAAAAGCTTTAATTGTAATTGATTACACGTATGATTTTGTCGCAACAGATGGAAAATTAACTTGTGGAGCTCCTGGACAAGCGATTGAAGGGACGATTACTTCCTTAATTGAACAGTTTATGAAGGAGCAAGACGTGGTCGTTTTTGCGAATGATTTACATTTTGAACAAGATCCGTATCATCCTGAAACGGTGCTTTTCCCACCTCATAACATTATAGGAACACCTGGCCGTGACTTATACGGTATGGTAAAAGATGCCTATGAGCAGTATAAGGATCAGGTCATTTCATTTGATAAAACACGATACAGCGCATTTGCAGGGACGAACTTGGATATTTTATTGCGCGCTCGAAACATTTCAGAAGTAGTACTTGTTGGCGTTTGTACCGATATTTGTGTGTTACACACAGCTGTTGACGCATATAATTTAGGGTATACGATTACCGTGCCAAAGGATGGTGTGGCAAGCTTTAACGTGGCTGGGCATAACTGGGCACTGCAGCATTTCCAAACGACACTTGGTGCAAAGATTCTTTAA
- the ilvN gene encoding acetolactate synthase small subunit, which yields MKRVITVTVINQSGVLNRVTGLLMKRQFNIESITVGHTEQPNFSKMTFVVNVEDESKIEQLIKQLSKQIDVLKVNDITEKAIVLRELALVKVVSPPNLRLEMNAIVEPFRPQVVDTAKNVVTYEVVGHPDKIDAFIELIRPYGIKELTRTGATAAVRETQKVEGPQLSILK from the coding sequence ATGAAACGTGTCATTACTGTAACTGTAATTAATCAAAGTGGCGTTTTGAATCGTGTCACAGGTTTATTAATGAAACGCCAATTTAATATTGAGTCCATTACTGTTGGCCATACAGAGCAACCGAACTTCTCAAAAATGACGTTTGTCGTAAATGTAGAAGATGAAAGTAAAATTGAACAATTAATTAAGCAATTATCAAAACAAATTGATGTGTTAAAGGTCAATGATATTACAGAAAAAGCGATCGTTTTACGTGAGTTGGCTTTAGTAAAGGTCGTATCACCACCCAATTTACGACTTGAAATGAATGCGATTGTAGAGCCATTCCGTCCACAAGTTGTTGATACTGCTAAAAATGTGGTGACGTATGAAGTAGTCGGACATCCCGACAAAATTGATGCCTTTATCGAATTAATTCGCCCATATGGCATTAAAGAATTGACACGTACAGGCGCAACAGCAGCTGTTCGTGAAACGCAAAAAGTAGAGGGTCCACAATTGTCGATTTTAAAATAA
- a CDS encoding GlsB/YeaQ/YmgE family stress response membrane protein encodes MISFIWFLIIGGLLGWLAGVILGKDVPGGIIGNIIAGIIGSWIGSMVLGNWGWQVSDFYVFPALIGAIVLIFIVSLILKSMRKAT; translated from the coding sequence ATGATCAGTTTCATTTGGTTTTTAATCATCGGCGGTTTGCTAGGATGGTTAGCGGGCGTTATATTAGGGAAAGATGTTCCAGGCGGAATTATTGGTAATATTATTGCGGGAATCATCGGCTCATGGATTGGTAGTATGGTTTTAGGTAACTGGGGTTGGCAAGTATCTGACTTCTATGTATTCCCTGCTCTTATTGGTGCCATTGTTTTAATATTTATCGTAAGCTTAATTTTAAAATCCATGCGCAAAGCAACGTAA
- the ilvD gene encoding dihydroxy-acid dehydratase produces the protein MRSDMIKLGVDRAPHRSLLYATGKVKARDLEKPFIGVCNSYIDIIPGHVHLREFADVVKEAIIEAGGIPFEFNTIGVDDGIAMGHIGMRYSLPSREIIADSAETVINAHWFDGVFYIPNCDKITPGMLMAAVRTNVPSVFVSGGPMEAGTSASGKQLSLTSVFEGVGAHKAGTMTAEELLDIENNACPTCGSCSGMFTANSMNCLMEMLGVALPGNGTIVATSAERHQLIKDAAKHLVRMIKEDVKPRDIITKEAIDDAFALDMAMGGSTNTVLHTLAIANEAEIDYNIEEINKVAERVPYIAKIMPASDISMDDINKAGGVQAIINELTKIPGAIHPDRPTITGLTMRELVKDYHITNENVIRTKDNPYSAVGGLSVLFGNIAPEGSVIKVGAVDPSIKVFTGEAIVFSSQEDAQEAIDNGEVSEGHVVVIRYEGPKGGPGMPEMLAPTSAIQGRGLGTKVALITDGRFSGASRGISIGHISPEAAEGGPIALVENGDIIEIDLPARTINLQVSDEVLAERRTKLPVFEPKIKRGWLARYSALVTNASQGGVMKI, from the coding sequence ATGAGAAGCGATATGATTAAATTAGGGGTTGACCGAGCTCCACACCGTAGTCTTTTATACGCTACGGGGAAAGTGAAGGCAAGAGATTTAGAGAAGCCATTCATCGGTGTTTGTAACTCTTATATTGATATTATTCCAGGACACGTTCATTTACGCGAATTTGCAGACGTTGTAAAGGAAGCCATTATTGAAGCAGGCGGTATTCCATTCGAGTTCAATACGATCGGTGTTGATGATGGAATCGCAATGGGACATATTGGAATGCGTTATTCCTTACCATCGCGTGAAATTATTGCAGACTCTGCTGAAACGGTTATTAATGCACACTGGTTTGACGGTGTTTTCTACATTCCAAACTGTGACAAAATTACACCAGGAATGTTAATGGCAGCTGTACGCACGAACGTTCCATCTGTGTTCGTATCAGGTGGTCCTATGGAAGCAGGTACATCGGCAAGTGGCAAGCAATTATCACTGACGAGTGTATTTGAAGGGGTAGGTGCTCATAAAGCAGGTACGATGACTGCTGAAGAGTTGCTTGATATTGAAAACAACGCCTGTCCAACATGTGGTTCTTGCTCAGGAATGTTCACTGCCAACTCGATGAACTGTTTAATGGAGATGCTCGGTGTAGCACTTCCAGGTAACGGAACAATCGTAGCGACAAGTGCAGAGCGACACCAGCTCATAAAAGATGCAGCAAAACACTTAGTTCGCATGATTAAAGAGGACGTTAAACCTCGTGACATCATTACAAAAGAAGCAATTGATGATGCCTTTGCGTTAGATATGGCAATGGGTGGCTCGACAAATACGGTGCTGCACACATTAGCCATTGCCAATGAGGCGGAAATTGACTATAACATTGAAGAGATTAATAAAGTAGCAGAGCGTGTACCGTATATAGCAAAAATTATGCCAGCATCGGATATTTCGATGGATGATATTAATAAAGCAGGTGGCGTACAAGCTATTATTAATGAATTAACAAAAATTCCAGGCGCCATTCATCCAGATCGCCCGACTATTACGGGCTTAACGATGCGTGAACTTGTGAAGGATTACCATATTACAAATGAAAATGTAATTCGCACGAAAGATAATCCATATAGTGCAGTGGGTGGTTTGTCTGTATTATTCGGCAATATCGCACCAGAAGGCTCCGTTATTAAAGTAGGTGCGGTGGATCCATCGATTAAAGTATTTACTGGTGAGGCGATTGTATTTAGCTCACAAGAAGATGCTCAGGAAGCTATTGATAATGGTGAAGTAAGTGAGGGGCATGTCGTTGTTATCCGATATGAGGGGCCAAAAGGTGGTCCGGGAATGCCGGAAATGCTTGCGCCAACGTCAGCGATTCAAGGGCGAGGGCTAGGAACAAAAGTTGCGTTAATAACAGATGGTCGTTTTAGTGGCGCATCACGCGGAATTTCCATTGGTCATATTTCACCAGAAGCAGCAGAAGGCGGTCCAATCGCTTTAGTTGAAAATGGTGATATTATCGAAATTGACTTACCAGCACGTACGATTAACTTACAAGTATCCGATGAAGTATTAGCGGAACGTCGTACAAAATTACCAGTATTTGAACCAAAAATTAAGCGCGGCTGGTTAGCTCGTTACTCAGCATTAGTAACGAATGCTTCTCAAGGTGGCGTCATGAAAATCTAA
- the ilvC gene encoding ketol-acid reductoisomerase — MSKMYYENEINEQVLKGKKIAIIGYGSQGHAHALNLKESGFDVVVGIRPGKSYDAAKADGLDVKTVSEAAAEADVIQILLPDERQKAVYEAEIAPHLTAGKALMFAHGFNVHFDQIQPPADVDVFLVAPKGPGHLVRRQFTEGAGVPGLFAIHQDATGEAREIALAYGKGIGSARGGLLETTFAEETVTDLFGEQAVLCGGTTELVKAGFETLVEAGYQPELAYFETLHELKLIVDLMFEGGMATMRYSISDTAEWGDYVSGPRIIDASVKARMKEVLTDIQDGTFAKRWIEENETGRPEYTKFKEAGANHQIEEVGAKLRAMMPFINQGKQKVTVQ, encoded by the coding sequence ATGTCAAAAATGTATTATGAAAACGAAATTAACGAGCAAGTACTAAAAGGTAAAAAAATCGCAATTATTGGGTACGGATCACAAGGCCATGCACATGCTCTTAACTTAAAAGAATCAGGTTTTGATGTAGTTGTTGGGATTCGCCCAGGTAAATCATATGATGCAGCAAAAGCGGATGGTTTAGATGTAAAAACAGTTTCAGAAGCTGCAGCAGAAGCGGATGTTATCCAAATTTTACTTCCTGACGAGCGTCAAAAAGCAGTTTATGAAGCAGAAATCGCGCCACATTTAACAGCCGGTAAAGCATTAATGTTTGCACACGGTTTTAACGTACACTTCGATCAAATTCAACCACCTGCTGATGTAGACGTGTTCCTAGTAGCACCAAAAGGCCCTGGTCACTTAGTTCGTCGTCAATTTACAGAAGGTGCAGGCGTTCCAGGATTATTCGCGATTCACCAAGATGCAACAGGTGAGGCACGTGAAATTGCACTTGCATACGGGAAAGGAATTGGTTCTGCACGTGGTGGTTTACTTGAAACAACATTCGCTGAAGAAACAGTTACAGACCTTTTTGGTGAGCAAGCTGTACTTTGCGGTGGTACAACTGAGCTAGTGAAAGCTGGTTTCGAAACATTAGTTGAAGCAGGCTATCAACCAGAACTTGCATACTTTGAAACGCTACACGAATTAAAATTAATCGTTGACCTAATGTTCGAGGGTGGTATGGCAACAATGCGCTACTCAATTTCAGATACAGCAGAGTGGGGCGACTATGTTTCAGGTCCACGCATTATCGATGCATCTGTTAAAGCGCGCATGAAAGAAGTGCTAACAGACATCCAAGACGGCACATTCGCAAAACGCTGGATCGAAGAAAACGAAACTGGTCGTCCTGAATATACAAAATTCAAAGAAGCAGGCGCTAACCACCAAATTGAGGAAGTTGGGGCAAAATTACGTGCAATGATGCCATTCATTAACCAAGGAAAACAAAAGGTTACTGTACAATAA
- the ilvB gene encoding biosynthetic-type acetolactate synthase large subunit, with amino-acid sequence MSANVSTKQEIESTAEDQQVKKPRDGADILVQSLHDQGVDIIFGYPGGAVLQIYDALYRNPIRHILTRHEQGAIHAAEGYARVTNQPGVVIATSGPGATNLVTGIADAMIDSIPLVIFTGQVATSVIGTDAFQEADIIGITTPITKHNYQVQDVADIPRIVQEAFHIANTGRKGPVLIDFPKNVSQSIFQDDQIKTPDEIYLPGYQPTTKPNYLQIQKAIQALSIAKKPLVLAGAGVLFADARNQLTEFIEKYNLPVVNTLLGLGSIHGDHEQFYGMAGMHGYVTANDAITKCDLLLNIGARFDDRLTGNLATFAPNATIIHIDIDPAEIGKNVPTDIPIVADAKEALYALLKKDFTMSDTSDWVAYLKESRQAYPLWYTEAGEEILPQQALEIIHKLTGGDAIVTTDVGQHQMWAAQYYRLNNDHGWVTSGGLGTMGFGFPAAIGAQFARPDKKVISIVGDAGFQMTNQELALLKEFNLPVKVVILNNSCLGMVRQWQETFYEERYSQSLMPIQPDFVKLADAYGVKGYRIDNLSEAEAIFAEAILSDEPVVIDCRVKQLENVYPMVAPGKGLHEMIGVKKL; translated from the coding sequence ATGAGTGCAAATGTTTCAACAAAGCAAGAAATCGAAAGTACAGCTGAAGATCAACAAGTAAAGAAACCGAGAGATGGTGCAGACATTTTAGTACAGTCTCTACATGATCAAGGTGTTGATATAATTTTTGGTTACCCTGGTGGTGCCGTGTTACAAATTTATGATGCGCTTTATCGCAATCCGATTCGCCATATTTTAACAAGACATGAGCAAGGTGCCATTCACGCAGCAGAAGGTTATGCACGTGTCACAAATCAGCCCGGTGTCGTAATCGCGACATCAGGTCCAGGTGCGACAAACCTAGTGACAGGAATTGCCGATGCGATGATTGATTCGATTCCATTAGTCATTTTCACAGGGCAAGTGGCGACATCAGTTATTGGTACAGATGCATTCCAAGAAGCGGATATTATCGGCATTACAACACCGATTACAAAGCATAACTACCAAGTTCAGGATGTAGCAGATATTCCACGAATCGTGCAAGAAGCATTCCATATTGCGAATACAGGTCGTAAAGGTCCGGTATTAATCGATTTCCCGAAAAACGTTTCTCAATCAATTTTCCAGGACGATCAAATTAAAACACCGGATGAAATTTATTTACCAGGTTACCAACCAACAACTAAACCAAATTACTTACAAATTCAAAAGGCGATTCAAGCATTATCAATCGCAAAAAAACCGCTTGTGCTTGCTGGAGCGGGTGTATTATTTGCCGATGCACGCAATCAATTAACTGAATTTATAGAAAAATATAATTTACCAGTTGTAAATACATTACTTGGTTTAGGGAGTATCCATGGTGATCATGAGCAATTTTACGGCATGGCAGGGATGCATGGTTATGTAACGGCTAATGATGCAATTACAAAATGTGACCTATTACTCAATATTGGCGCACGCTTTGATGACCGCTTAACAGGGAACTTAGCAACATTTGCACCGAATGCAACGATTATCCATATTGACATCGACCCAGCAGAAATCGGCAAAAATGTCCCGACAGATATTCCAATTGTTGCTGATGCGAAGGAAGCGTTGTACGCATTATTGAAAAAAGACTTTACGATGTCAGATACATCCGATTGGGTTGCTTACTTAAAAGAAAGTCGTCAAGCGTATCCATTGTGGTACACAGAAGCTGGCGAAGAAATTTTACCGCAGCAAGCACTTGAAATCATCCACAAATTAACAGGTGGAGATGCTATTGTCACAACAGATGTTGGTCAGCATCAAATGTGGGCTGCCCAATATTACCGCTTAAACAATGACCATGGCTGGGTAACTTCAGGTGGTTTAGGAACGATGGGCTTCGGTTTCCCAGCAGCGATTGGCGCACAATTTGCTCGTCCAGATAAGAAAGTTATTTCCATTGTGGGGGATGCAGGTTTCCAAATGACGAATCAGGAGCTGGCATTGTTAAAAGAGTTTAACTTACCGGTGAAAGTCGTAATTTTAAACAACAGCTGCTTAGGAATGGTACGTCAATGGCAGGAAACATTTTACGAGGAGCGCTATTCACAATCGTTAATGCCGATCCAACCCGATTTCGTAAAGTTAGCCGATGCGTATGGCGTTAAAGGGTATCGCATTGATAATTTATCAGAAGCCGAGGCGATTTTTGCAGAAGCCATTTTATCAGATGAACCAGTAGTAATTGATTGTCGTGTGAAGCAATTAGAAAATGTCTATCCAATGGTTGCACCAGGTAAAGGCTTACATGAAATGATTGGAGTGAAAAAACTATGA
- a CDS encoding D-arabinono-1,4-lactone oxidase, which yields MFSIKKWRNGAKWTNWSGSYLSYPSQFYAPQSIDEVCAIVKEHTFSKKTIRVTGAAHSFSPIAMPEQSALTLHNLRGLIQVDKETQTATFYAGTYLHEVGPILAEYGLALINMGDIQYQTLAGAISTGTHGTGVTLGSFSSMVKRWGIVTGEGEYFEQERRPDALSEALHVSLGLLGILVTVTIHVMPLYSLEYTSERSDFQIEVDNFQQTIRENRNVEWFYFPGSDQIQVKKMKQVDPIAQSKLQKLVDRTKVQVIENGAFFVASEICKWKPSLSLPISKLCSVAVGQEHRTDISYEVYPSPRSVKFVETEYAIPVNQFEACIEEVNYVFARQQFDVHFPIECRTTAGETGYLSPTQEEESAFLAFHMYKGMDESSYFAWVHDMMLKYNGRPHWGKMNKYNRDNIENYYPNVAKFNELRQMYDPHDIFLTSYFRNIFK from the coding sequence ATGTTTTCTATAAAAAAATGGCGGAACGGGGCAAAATGGACAAATTGGTCAGGAAGCTATTTATCCTATCCAAGTCAATTTTATGCACCACAATCGATTGATGAGGTATGTGCGATTGTGAAGGAGCATACATTTTCAAAAAAAACGATTCGTGTAACAGGTGCTGCGCATTCATTCAGTCCGATTGCCATGCCAGAGCAATCTGCACTAACATTACATAATTTACGAGGACTTATTCAGGTAGATAAAGAAACACAAACTGCGACTTTTTATGCGGGAACGTATTTGCATGAAGTCGGTCCGATTTTAGCAGAGTATGGATTAGCGCTCATTAATATGGGGGATATTCAATATCAAACATTAGCGGGTGCCATTTCGACGGGAACGCATGGAACCGGGGTTACGCTCGGTTCATTTTCTTCGATGGTGAAACGCTGGGGCATTGTGACCGGTGAGGGGGAGTATTTCGAACAAGAGCGCAGACCAGATGCACTGTCAGAGGCGTTGCATGTGTCATTGGGCTTATTAGGCATCCTCGTAACAGTTACGATTCATGTCATGCCGTTGTATAGCTTAGAATATACATCGGAAAGAAGCGATTTCCAAATAGAGGTGGATAACTTCCAACAAACGATCCGTGAAAATCGCAATGTTGAATGGTTTTACTTCCCAGGAAGCGATCAAATCCAAGTGAAAAAGATGAAGCAAGTGGATCCGATTGCCCAATCGAAATTGCAAAAGTTGGTAGATCGAACGAAGGTACAAGTCATTGAGAACGGTGCATTTTTCGTCGCATCGGAAATTTGTAAATGGAAGCCATCCCTTAGTTTGCCGATTAGTAAATTATGTTCGGTTGCGGTTGGTCAAGAGCACCGTACAGATATTAGTTATGAAGTTTACCCGTCTCCGCGTAGCGTAAAGTTTGTAGAAACGGAATATGCGATTCCTGTTAATCAGTTTGAAGCGTGTATAGAAGAAGTGAACTATGTATTTGCGCGTCAACAATTTGATGTTCATTTCCCAATTGAATGTCGTACAACTGCAGGCGAAACAGGCTATTTAAGTCCGACTCAGGAAGAAGAAAGTGCGTTCCTGGCGTTTCATATGTATAAAGGAATGGACGAATCGAGCTATTTTGCTTGGGTGCATGACATGATGCTGAAATACAATGGGCGACCACATTGGGGCAAAATGAACAAATATAACCGCGATAATATCGAAAATTATTACCCAAATGTGGCTAAATTCAATGAACTGCGACAAATGTATGATCCACACGATATCTTTTTAACATCATATTTTAGAAATATTTTTAAATAG
- a CDS encoding alanine racemase yields the protein MEKFERVFSEIERPFAWLDLDALEQNIAFVNEACGQKKIRIATKSIRSAPLLSYISKRINHCAGFMTFTASETFFLLEEGLDEFLIGYPVYEKQSIMLLADWVKKGKSITFMVDAIEQAKLLNTIAKAEGIVFEICIDVNVSTDFQVLYFGSKRSPIANFQALNELTDLLQALDSVTVSGVMGYDAQIAGVADQSSQLFGLQTTLIRTLKKQSKKKVTAFRQFAVAHVKSLNNVKFVNAGGSGSMQYTAQQQDVTEITVGSAFFAPALFDRYDTLSLVPAVGFALRVTRQFAPNIVVCHGGGYIASGAVGKDRLPSFVEADRFEFLPQEGAGEVQTPVVVKKGTVNIGDTLYLRHSKAGELCERFQVLHAVKDGKYFGSIQTYRGDGQCFL from the coding sequence TTGGAAAAATTTGAACGAGTTTTCTCTGAAATCGAACGGCCTTTTGCATGGCTTGATCTCGATGCTTTAGAACAAAATATCGCATTTGTAAATGAAGCATGTGGACAAAAAAAGATCCGAATCGCGACAAAATCAATCCGATCTGCGCCTCTGTTGAGCTATATTTCAAAGCGAATAAATCATTGCGCCGGTTTTATGACGTTTACAGCAAGCGAAACATTTTTTTTACTTGAAGAAGGCTTAGACGAATTTCTAATTGGCTACCCGGTATACGAAAAACAGTCCATTATGCTTCTTGCAGATTGGGTGAAAAAAGGTAAGTCCATTACGTTCATGGTTGATGCGATTGAGCAAGCTAAATTGTTAAATACAATTGCAAAAGCAGAGGGGATCGTATTTGAAATTTGTATTGATGTAAATGTTTCAACAGATTTTCAAGTGCTGTACTTTGGATCAAAACGTTCACCCATTGCAAACTTCCAGGCATTAAATGAACTGACAGATCTATTACAAGCACTTGATTCGGTTACGGTTAGTGGTGTCATGGGCTATGATGCGCAAATTGCGGGTGTCGCCGATCAATCCTCGCAGCTGTTCGGCTTACAAACTACACTGATCCGTACATTAAAAAAGCAATCTAAAAAGAAAGTGACAGCCTTTCGTCAATTTGCTGTGGCCCATGTTAAAAGCTTAAATAATGTAAAATTCGTCAATGCTGGGGGGTCAGGCAGTATGCAATATACCGCGCAGCAACAAGATGTTACGGAAATTACAGTAGGCTCTGCATTCTTTGCCCCGGCATTATTTGATCGTTATGATACATTATCATTAGTACCAGCAGTTGGATTTGCCCTGCGTGTTACACGACAGTTTGCTCCAAATATCGTCGTTTGCCATGGTGGAGGCTATATTGCGTCAGGCGCAGTAGGAAAAGATCGATTGCCGTCCTTTGTGGAAGCGGATCGTTTTGAATTTTTACCACAAGAAGGTGCTGGGGAAGTGCAAACACCGGTTGTTGTTAAGAAAGGCACGGTCAACATTGGTGATACGCTTTACTTGCGCCATTCAAAAGCTGGGGAGCTATGTGAGCGATTTCAAGTATTACATGCAGTAAAAGATGGTAAGTACTTTGGGTCGATTCAAACATATCGGGGGGATGGGCAATGTTTTCTATAA
- a CDS encoding TrkA C-terminal domain-containing protein — translation MESKKLQIKQPKYQTIAEDIASKIVEKKYIVGEKIYARSSLASQYNVSAETARRAIAVLQDLDIVEATKGSGVIITSYENAAKFVHRLEGVQSIWELQSTLQQSIDKQIVELTTLKETTKELINRTNRFRNINPFVPFQLEITENCPFLYKNIGEINFWQNTRATIVGIRKDDHLIMSPGPYATLDAGNVIYFIGDDESLANAQQFLQL, via the coding sequence ATGGAATCAAAGAAACTACAAATCAAACAACCAAAATATCAAACAATTGCTGAAGATATTGCTTCTAAAATTGTCGAAAAAAAATATATTGTTGGTGAAAAAATTTATGCCCGCTCATCGCTCGCATCCCAATACAATGTGTCAGCAGAAACAGCGCGTCGTGCCATTGCAGTCTTGCAGGATTTGGACATTGTGGAAGCGACAAAAGGAAGTGGCGTTATTATTACTTCGTATGAAAATGCCGCAAAATTTGTCCATCGGCTTGAAGGTGTTCAATCCATTTGGGAGTTGCAATCTACCTTACAACAAAGCATTGATAAACAAATCGTCGAGCTAACAACATTAAAAGAAACGACAAAGGAATTGATTAATCGAACAAATCGTTTCCGTAATATTAATCCGTTCGTTCCGTTTCAATTAGAAATTACCGAAAATTGCCCTTTTTTGTACAAGAATATTGGCGAAATCAATTTTTGGCAAAATACAAGAGCAACAATCGTTGGTATACGAAAAGACGACCATTTAATCATGTCTCCCGGTCCATATGCAACACTTGATGCTGGCAATGTTATTTACTTTATCGGTGATGATGAATCATTAGCAAATGCGCAACAATTTTTACAACTTTAG